A window of Notolabrus celidotus isolate fNotCel1 chromosome 11, fNotCel1.pri, whole genome shotgun sequence contains these coding sequences:
- the acvr1ba gene encoding LOW QUALITY PROTEIN: activin A receptor type 1Ba (The sequence of the model RefSeq protein was modified relative to this genomic sequence to represent the inferred CDS: inserted 5 bases in 3 codons) yields MSLKQVTLSLLALLGSVAVGDALRCNCTNCEKTGFECETDGACMASTYFIEGKEQHVRICITRDNLVPPGQPXLLSEREGLLNTHCCYDDYCNSIDLKVPVPTKEGDWSGSGSSWGPVELVAVIAGPVFLLCVLLMVGVFLFQYHQRXYSHRQRLEVEDPSCDHLYXGKGKTLQDLIYDMSTSGSGSGLPLFVQRTVARTIVLQEIIGKGRFGEVWRGKWRGGDVAVKIFSSREERSWFREAEIYQTIMLRHENILGFIAADNKDNGTWTQLWLVSDYHEHGSLFDYLNRYSVTIEGMIKLALSAASGLAHLHMEILGTQGKPGIAHRDLKSKNILVKKNGMCAIADLGLAVRHESITDTIDIAPNQRVGTKRYMAPEVLDESINMKHFDSFKCADIYALGLVYWEIARRCNAGGIHEEYQLPYYDLVPSDPSIEEMRKVVCDQKLRPNVPNWWQSYESLRVMGKIMRECWYANGAARLTALRIKKTLSQLSVEEDIKM; encoded by the exons ctctGCGTTGTAACTGCACAAACTGTGAGAAGACAGGCTTCGAGTGCGAGACAGATGGCGCCTGCATGGCCTCCACCTACTTCATCGAGGGGAAGGAGCAGCATGTACGCATCTGTATCACTCGGGACAACCTCGTCCCCCCTGGTCAACC TCTACTGTCTGAGCGCGAGGGGCTGCTCAACACCCATTGCTGCTATGACGATTACTGCAACAGTATAGACCTGAAAGTCCCAG TCCCAACAAAAGAGGGGGACTGGTCAGGCTCGGGAAGCTCCTGGGGTCCAGTCGAGCTGGTGGCGGTCATTGCAGGGCCAgtgttcctcctctgtgtgctgCTGATGGTTGGTGTGTTCCTGTTCCAGTATCATCAGA GCTACAGCCACAGACAGAGGCTGGAAGTGGAGGATCCATCCTGCGATCACCTGTA TGGCAAAGGCAAGACTCTCCAGGACCTCATTTACGACATGTCCACTTCAGGATCAGGCTCAG GTTTGCCCCTGTTTGTGCAGAGGACAGTGGCCAGGACCATCGTGCTGCAGGAGATAATAGGAAAGGGTCGCTTTGGTGAGGTGTGGCGTGGGAAATGGAGGGGAGGAGACGTGGCGGTGAAGATCTTCTCGTCCAGAGAGGAGCGCTCCTGGTTCAGAGAGGCGGAGATCTATCAGACAATCATGCTGCGCCATGAAAACATCCTGGGGTTCATTGCAGCAGACAATAAAG ACAATGGCACGTGGACTCAGCTGTGGTTAGTGTCAGACTATCATGAGCACGGCTCTCTCTTCGACTACCTAAACCGCTACTCTGTCACAATTGAGGGCATGATCAAACTGGCACTGTCAGCTGCCAGCGGCCTGGCACACCTCCACATGGAGATCCTCGGGACTCAGG GTAAGCCAGGCATCGCTCATCGCGACCTCAAGTCTAAAAATATCCTGGTTAAGAAGAACGGCATGTGTGCCATAGCTGACCTGGGCCTGGCAGTCCGCCATGAGTCCATCACAGACACAATCGATATAGCACCCAACCAGCGAGTGGGCACTAAGAG GTATATGGCTCCAGAAGTCCTGGATGAAAGCATCAACATGAAACACTTTGATTCCTTTAAATGTGCCGACATTTATGCACTGGGGTTGGTGTACTGGGAGATCGCACGACGCTGCAATGCAGGAG GAATCCACGAGGAGTACCAGCTGCCCTACTACGACCTTGTGCCCTCCGACCCCTCTATAGAAGAAATGAGGAAGGTGGTTTGTGACCAGAAACTGAGGCCTAATGTGCCCAACTGGTGGCAGAGCTACGAG TCCCTGCGTGTGATGGGAAAGATCATGAGGGAGTGCTGGTATGCCAACGGAGCAGCCAGACTGACAGCCCTGCGCATCAAGAAGACCCTGTCTCAGCTCAGCGTCGAGGAGGACATCAAGATGTGA